One Proteinivorax tanatarense DNA segment encodes these proteins:
- a CDS encoding DUF554 domain-containing protein, whose translation MGNLFNALAIFLGGSIGVIFKNLLPERTQKNLLSGLGILVILLGTSMFIESEANFIILIGSLVIGIFLGEWIDIDGYINKLGKLIEVKMHNRVKGNIAKGFVFASITYCVGPLAVIGAIEESLGFSEVLYAKAAIDGVTSIAFASAMGIGVVFSGVLVFIYQGLIYLLASVLGDFFNHSMQMYLSGIGGVLIVGIGINILGMKNIRVANMIPSLVVGMVYYYFVGG comes from the coding sequence ATGGGAAACTTATTCAACGCTTTAGCAATTTTTTTAGGTGGAAGTATAGGTGTTATTTTTAAAAATTTGTTGCCAGAAAGGACTCAAAAAAACTTATTAAGTGGTTTGGGTATATTAGTGATACTGCTAGGCACAAGTATGTTTATAGAAAGTGAAGCTAATTTTATTATATTAATAGGATCATTAGTAATAGGAATATTTTTAGGAGAATGGATTGATATAGATGGTTATATTAATAAGCTAGGCAAATTAATAGAAGTAAAAATGCATAACCGTGTAAAAGGAAATATTGCTAAAGGTTTTGTTTTTGCATCGATAACATATTGTGTAGGTCCATTAGCTGTCATTGGAGCTATAGAGGAATCCTTAGGGTTTTCAGAGGTTTTATATGCTAAAGCTGCTATAGATGGGGTGACATCAATTGCTTTTGCATCGGCAATGGGAATTGGAGTTGTTTTTTCCGGTGTTTTAGTTTTCATATATCAAGGTTTAATATATTTGTTGGCTTCTGTATTAGGAGATTTTTTCAACCATTCAATGCAGATGTACCTAAGTGGAATAGGTGGAGTTTTAATAGTTGGAATTGGCATAAACATTTTAGGAATGAAAAATATAAGAGTTGCTAATATGATCCCAAGTTTAGTAGTTGGTATGGTTTATTATTATTTTGTGGGGGGATAA
- the rpsF gene encoding 30S ribosomal protein S6: MIKYELMYILVTELDEEATKEAIEKVNGIIEQKGGSVVEVNQWGKKRLAYPIEKKNEGYYVVTEFEGNKEIVDELDRVIKIDDNMLRHLIVKAA; this comes from the coding sequence ATGATAAAATATGAATTAATGTACATTTTAGTAACTGAATTAGATGAAGAAGCTACTAAAGAAGCTATTGAGAAAGTTAATGGAATTATAGAACAAAAAGGTGGTTCTGTAGTTGAAGTTAATCAATGGGGTAAAAAGAGACTAGCCTATCCAATTGAAAAGAAAAATGAGGGCTACTATGTAGTGACTGAGTTTGAAGGCAACAAAGAGATTGTAGATGAGTTGGATAGAGTAATTAAAATTGATGATAATATGTTACGTCATCTAATAGTAAAAGCGGCTTAA
- a CDS encoding peptidoglycan DD-metalloendopeptidase family protein, whose product MSSENKENKKFTLMILPHSNDKPLRFNLPILAIQITGVLILLVLIGFIGFFAKYIDMAGSMSELEELRLENQEKSKQLENLAEQTQNVLEEFKQIEELQDQLKELTDYEEQEGESLKETDDERSFFTASRGSTSVERTEISLSLLSNELPSQKENMDTLVSDAEKQAKRQAHTPSIRPTTGRVSSPFGYRNHPFTGARQFHSGVDIANSTGTPIKATANGTVVRASYNGGYGNMIIIDHGYGYTTYYAHLSEIEVRTGQKVTKGETIGQMGSTGQSTGPHLHYEVRVRGNPVNPTDYY is encoded by the coding sequence ATGTCCAGTGAAAACAAGGAAAACAAAAAATTTACTTTGATGATATTACCTCACTCTAATGACAAACCCTTAAGATTCAACCTTCCTATCTTAGCAATTCAGATTACTGGAGTATTAATACTTTTAGTGCTAATTGGATTTATAGGTTTTTTTGCAAAGTATATTGATATGGCAGGTTCAATGTCTGAATTAGAGGAACTTAGACTTGAGAACCAAGAAAAAAGTAAACAATTAGAAAACCTAGCGGAGCAAACACAAAATGTGTTAGAAGAGTTTAAACAAATAGAAGAACTGCAAGATCAACTTAAAGAATTAACGGACTATGAAGAGCAAGAAGGTGAAAGTTTAAAGGAGACCGATGATGAACGCTCCTTTTTTACTGCAAGTAGAGGGTCTACATCTGTTGAAAGAACTGAAATCTCATTAAGCTTACTAAGTAATGAACTTCCATCTCAAAAAGAAAATATGGATACTCTAGTATCTGACGCAGAGAAACAGGCTAAAAGACAAGCTCATACTCCTTCAATAAGGCCTACTACAGGGAGGGTTTCATCCCCTTTTGGTTACAGAAATCATCCCTTTACAGGAGCAAGGCAATTTCATAGTGGGGTTGATATAGCAAACTCTACTGGAACACCAATTAAAGCTACAGCAAATGGGACGGTGGTTAGAGCTTCATATAATGGTGGTTACGGTAATATGATTATTATAGATCACGGTTATGGATATACAACCTACTATGCTCACCTGTCGGAAATAGAAGTTAGAACGGGCCAAAAAGTAACAAAAGGTGAAACTATAGGGCAAATGGGTAGCACAGGGCAGAGTACTGGACCTCACTTACACTACGAGGTAAGAGTAAGAGGAAATCCTGTCAACCCAACAGACTATTATTAA
- a CDS encoding tetratricopeptide repeat protein produces MEGSVNKKIEERYKDGVTLMNIGKNKDAHEIFHQILEEEPEHSGSLNKLGVIYTKVNKMEKAKDFFKKAKKIQPDNSQVLTNLANIYLLEKNWEQAKQYFDKAYEIDEENPNTLEGLSIYYKKIGDIELSLKYYKLGQKFQGDRLKKKMKRDEQEYLDFDLSDDEQSKNENKKSTLKTIVLTILVLIIIGLLLTR; encoded by the coding sequence TTGGAAGGTAGTGTGAATAAAAAAATAGAAGAACGTTATAAAGACGGAGTCACCTTAATGAACATTGGAAAAAATAAAGATGCTCATGAAATATTTCACCAAATACTTGAAGAGGAACCTGAACATTCTGGCAGTTTAAACAAGTTAGGCGTAATATATACTAAAGTTAACAAAATGGAAAAAGCAAAAGACTTCTTTAAGAAAGCTAAAAAAATTCAGCCTGACAATTCTCAAGTTCTAACGAACTTGGCTAACATCTATCTACTAGAAAAAAACTGGGAACAGGCTAAGCAATACTTTGACAAGGCATATGAAATTGATGAAGAGAACCCTAATACCCTTGAAGGTTTATCTATTTACTATAAGAAAATAGGGGATATAGAACTGTCTTTGAAATATTATAAACTTGGACAGAAATTTCAAGGAGATAGGCTAAAGAAAAAAATGAAAAGAGATGAGCAAGAATACTTAGATTTTGACTTATCTGATGACGAGCAAAGCAAAAATGAAAACAAAAAATCAACTCTTAAAACAATTGTACTAACCATCCTTGTGTTAATAATAATAGGGTTACTGCTAACTAGATAG
- a CDS encoding YkuS family protein: MKKVVAIDTGLQSYKERLEKAGFRVIDLSEQYQFPSAVVVKNKSSVDELANPINEVPILESSSVSEATIVEVINSKIYH, translated from the coding sequence ATGAAGAAGGTAGTAGCTATAGACACAGGATTACAAAGCTATAAAGAAAGGTTGGAAAAAGCAGGTTTTAGGGTGATAGATTTGTCTGAACAATATCAATTTCCTTCGGCGGTAGTCGTAAAAAATAAAAGTAGCGTTGACGAACTAGCAAATCCAATTAACGAAGTTCCGATTTTAGAAAGTAGCTCAGTATCAGAAGCTACAATAGTAGAGGTTATCAACAGTAAAATCTATCATTAA
- a CDS encoding bactofilin family protein encodes MFKKKEEFDPTKIDTIVGKDSEFDGDLKAKGILRIDGSVKGEILSTGNVLIGETGEVEANVKAKNLTVSGTIIGNVEIEGLLELLPTAKLIGDIKVSSLEVGDGAVFNGNCEMNESNSKRDKDESIKAKEKTQS; translated from the coding sequence TTGTTTAAAAAGAAAGAAGAATTTGATCCAACTAAAATAGACACAATAGTTGGCAAAGACAGCGAATTTGACGGAGATTTAAAAGCGAAGGGTATTTTGCGTATTGATGGATCGGTAAAAGGTGAAATTTTATCCACCGGGAATGTTTTAATTGGTGAAACTGGAGAGGTGGAAGCAAATGTCAAAGCCAAAAACTTAACAGTTTCTGGCACTATAATTGGCAATGTTGAAATAGAAGGTTTGTTAGAATTGCTACCTACTGCAAAGCTTATTGGTGATATTAAGGTTTCTAGTTTGGAGGTAGGAGATGGAGCTGTTTTTAATGGGAATTGTGAAATGAATGAATCCAACTCAAAAAGAGATAAAGATGAGAGCATAAAAGCAAAAGAAAAGACCCAAAGTTAG
- a CDS encoding aminotransferase class V-fold PLP-dependent enzyme, producing MIYLDNAATTYPKPESVYKAHDYALRNFGANPGRGGHSFSRETARAVFQVREKVAKFLTAKCSSQIVFTSSATEAMSTVLLGSLKKGDHVISTSMEHNAVWRPLKYLKENKGVELSFCKHIRGHIDLKDLKEQLKANTKIVVVNHVSNVFGTEQDIKEINKIVKEYSKSKVVVDVAQSVGEKMINATEWGVDALIFAGHKSLFGPVGTGGFYLKSDFEVEPLKIGGTGSSSESASVPLCGPERFESGTLNTPGIWALGAGIDFINEKGIDTIKNHKRKLSGYLRNGLEELKATVYDGGEKSSVISFNIGDMDSTEVAFILDDLYDIIVRAGLHCSPSAHKTFGTAKQGTVRVSPGYYNSQAEIDILLDAVAELKRG from the coding sequence TAGAGGAGGACATAGCTTTTCAAGGGAAACAGCTCGGGCAGTTTTTCAGGTTAGAGAGAAAGTAGCTAAATTTTTAACTGCAAAATGTTCTTCTCAAATAGTCTTTACAAGCAGCGCTACGGAAGCTATGAGTACTGTGTTACTAGGTAGTCTTAAAAAAGGTGATCATGTTATTTCTACATCAATGGAGCATAATGCTGTATGGAGACCGCTAAAATATTTAAAGGAAAATAAAGGTGTAGAATTAAGCTTTTGTAAACATATACGTGGACATATTGATTTGAAAGACTTAAAGGAGCAATTAAAAGCAAATACAAAGATAGTTGTTGTAAATCACGTTAGTAATGTGTTTGGAACAGAACAAGATATTAAAGAAATAAACAAAATTGTAAAAGAGTACTCTAAAAGTAAAGTTGTTGTGGATGTAGCACAAAGTGTAGGAGAAAAGATGATTAACGCCACTGAGTGGGGAGTAGACGCTTTAATTTTTGCCGGTCATAAAAGTTTGTTTGGGCCAGTTGGTACAGGAGGATTTTACTTAAAAAGCGATTTTGAAGTTGAACCTCTTAAAATTGGGGGGACGGGCTCTAGTTCAGAAAGTGCAAGCGTACCATTGTGCGGACCTGAAAGGTTTGAGTCAGGCACACTAAACACCCCTGGTATTTGGGCTTTAGGAGCAGGAATTGATTTTATAAACGAAAAAGGAATAGACACAATTAAAAATCATAAGCGGAAATTATCAGGGTATTTAAGAAATGGATTAGAAGAGCTAAAAGCTACAGTGTATGATGGTGGTGAAAAAAGTTCTGTGATATCTTTTAATATAGGAGACATGGATTCCACAGAAGTTGCTTTTATATTAGATGACTTATATGATATTATAGTTCGAGCTGGGCTTCACTGCTCCCCTTCTGCCCATAAAACATTTGGCACAGCAAAGCAAGGTACTGTGCGTGTTAGTCCAGGGTATTATAATAGTCAGGCAGAAATAGATATTTTACTAGACGCAGTTGCGGAATTAAAGCGAGGTTGA
- the ssb gene encoding single-stranded DNA-binding protein: MLNRTILVGRLTKDPELRYTPNSGVAVTTFILAVDRSFTNRQGEREADFIPIVVWRKQAENCANYLKKGSLIGVDGRIQTRNYEANDGQRRYVTEIVAENVRFLDSKPRQDGGKSNQGNDFSEVGYEVDEDVPF, from the coding sequence ATGTTAAATAGAACAATACTAGTAGGGCGACTTACTAAAGACCCGGAACTTAGGTATACTCCCAACAGTGGAGTTGCTGTAACTACTTTTATTTTAGCTGTGGATAGAAGCTTTACCAATAGACAGGGAGAGCGAGAAGCAGACTTTATACCAATTGTTGTATGGAGAAAACAGGCGGAAAATTGCGCCAACTATCTAAAAAAAGGCTCCTTAATTGGTGTTGATGGCAGAATACAAACCAGAAACTACGAAGCCAATGACGGACAAAGAAGGTATGTTACTGAAATAGTTGCAGAGAATGTTCGTTTTTTAGATAGCAAGCCTCGACAAGATGGTGGAAAAAGTAATCAAGGTAATGACTTTAGTGAAGTAGGCTATGAAGTAGATGAAGACGTACCATTTTAG
- a CDS encoding DUF951 domain-containing protein, producing MYQVGEIVEMKKKHPCGYNRWKIVRVGMDFRIKCTYCGRSVMIPRKKFEKNFKKKL from the coding sequence ATGTACCAAGTTGGAGAAATTGTGGAAATGAAGAAAAAACACCCTTGTGGATATAACAGGTGGAAAATAGTTCGTGTTGGGATGGATTTTAGAATCAAATGTACGTATTGTGGTAGAAGTGTTATGATACCTAGAAAAAAGTTTGAGAAAAATTTTAAAAAGAAATTATAA
- a CDS encoding TIGR03905 family TSCPD domain-containing protein has protein sequence MELKFKTEGTCAKEILIKVNGGIIESVEFISGCKGNVQGIAQLVIGRPVEEVIDRLKGIECRNGTSCPDQLAKALSDVSA, from the coding sequence ATGGAATTAAAGTTTAAAACCGAAGGTACCTGTGCTAAAGAAATACTTATTAAAGTCAACGGTGGGATCATAGAAAGCGTAGAGTTTATTAGTGGCTGTAAGGGAAATGTTCAAGGTATCGCCCAACTGGTAATAGGAAGACCAGTGGAAGAAGTGATAGATAGATTAAAAGGAATAGAATGTAGAAATGGGACATCTTGTCCAGACCAACTAGCAAAGGCTTTATCTGATGTAAGTGCTTAG
- the yyaC gene encoding spore protease YyaC, which yields MFNFFDKDKTKCFKKSVYHKKDECHKDVSALLYNFSCHIKPNWNKLVVLCIGTDRSTGDSLGPIIGSKLFHLNSHDDVLILGNLDDPVHASNLAKNIQSINLLKNPLVIAIDASLGNSDNIGKINLGIGSLKPGAGVKKNLPEVGDIYITGVVNVGGFMEYFVLQNTRLSLVMNMADVISNGLEEFIISVNKNAAKKA from the coding sequence ATGTTTAATTTTTTTGATAAAGATAAAACAAAGTGTTTTAAAAAAAGTGTTTACCACAAAAAAGATGAGTGTCATAAAGATGTATCAGCTCTTCTTTATAATTTTTCTTGTCATATTAAGCCAAACTGGAATAAATTAGTTGTTTTATGTATCGGCACTGACCGCTCTACAGGAGATAGCTTAGGGCCCATAATAGGCAGCAAGCTATTTCACTTAAACAGTCACGATGATGTTCTTATTTTGGGGAATTTAGATGATCCCGTCCACGCTTCTAATCTTGCAAAAAATATACAGAGCATTAACCTTCTCAAAAATCCATTAGTAATTGCAATAGATGCCTCTTTAGGAAATAGTGATAATATAGGAAAGATAAACTTAGGAATAGGGAGCCTAAAACCAGGAGCGGGGGTTAAAAAAAACCTGCCTGAAGTAGGCGATATTTATATTACTGGGGTTGTTAATGTTGGAGGGTTCATGGAATACTTTGTTCTTCAAAATACCAGACTTTCTTTGGTGATGAATATGGCTGATGTCATATCCAACGGTTTAGAGGAATTTATAATTTCTGTAAATAAAAATGCCGCTAAAAAGGCATAA
- a CDS encoding MazG-like family protein, producing MNRGDEGVGIAKTLKVIEELKLKVIQSMADIYTAIHNGAENQIQQKAAKIIVYMYSLNKNSGYSYRSLDKEVVKQAEIMKQEEKEEYLNELTQYLKMRGE from the coding sequence GTGAATAGAGGGGACGAGGGAGTAGGAATTGCTAAAACATTGAAGGTAATAGAAGAGCTTAAGTTAAAAGTTATTCAATCAATGGCAGACATATATACAGCTATACATAACGGAGCAGAGAATCAGATTCAACAAAAGGCAGCTAAAATAATTGTGTATATGTACTCATTAAATAAAAATTCTGGGTATTCATATCGAAGCTTAGATAAGGAAGTTGTTAAACAAGCAGAAATAATGAAACAAGAGGAAAAAGAAGAGTATTTAAACGAGCTAACACAGTATCTTAAAATGAGAGGTGAATAG
- a CDS encoding YkvI family membrane protein: MEKRGIKLALTYCGAIIGAGFATGQEVVQFFSVFKLEGILGGGIATAMFIFFAYVILDIVLNEKISDHKDLINVIVGKKGAIAFDFIIMFFLFSGFTIMISAAVTLLTTYIITSKTIAVIVFLIMINLIFYTGMEGVIKANSILVPILVIFIIFLSLRAIFITAPTIGMGGLVPQNAFIAATSYVSYNLIIGMVVLSSFKKEIYNKKDIFVISVVGGGILGTMLMLVIVATKDISNYSQIPIMDLAYGLNQLLFNGLVLSLLIAILTSAIATGHGIINRVKGIKNWSYSSIGLVLSITATPLSFIGFEELVKSIYPFFGFINYIIMLALIYHFVKRKIITTYW; the protein is encoded by the coding sequence ATGGAAAAAAGAGGGATAAAACTAGCTTTAACCTATTGTGGAGCAATTATTGGTGCTGGATTTGCGACTGGACAAGAGGTTGTTCAGTTTTTTTCTGTTTTTAAGTTAGAGGGTATTTTAGGTGGAGGAATAGCTACAGCGATGTTTATTTTTTTTGCTTATGTTATTTTAGATATTGTATTAAATGAAAAAATAAGCGACCATAAAGACTTGATAAATGTAATAGTTGGCAAAAAAGGTGCAATAGCATTCGACTTTATTATTATGTTTTTTTTATTTTCTGGTTTTACAATAATGATTTCTGCTGCTGTTACTTTACTAACTACATATATAATAACGAGTAAAACTATAGCTGTAATTGTATTTCTAATTATGATAAACCTTATTTTTTATACTGGTATGGAGGGAGTTATAAAAGCAAACTCTATTTTAGTTCCAATTTTAGTGATTTTTATAATTTTCTTATCGCTGAGAGCTATTTTCATAACAGCACCAACTATTGGAATGGGTGGGTTAGTACCTCAGAATGCTTTTATAGCCGCCACTTCATATGTTTCTTATAACCTAATTATTGGTATGGTTGTATTATCGTCATTTAAAAAAGAAATATACAATAAAAAAGATATTTTCGTAATTTCTGTAGTAGGGGGGGGAATACTAGGAACTATGCTAATGCTTGTAATAGTAGCTACCAAAGATATAAGTAACTATTCTCAAATTCCTATAATGGATCTGGCTTATGGTTTAAACCAGTTGTTGTTCAACGGATTGGTTTTATCTTTACTAATTGCTATATTAACTTCAGCAATAGCTACAGGTCATGGTATAATAAACAGAGTTAAAGGAATAAAAAATTGGAGCTATTCGTCTATTGGTCTAGTTTTAAGTATTACAGCAACCCCGTTGTCATTTATTGGCTTTGAAGAATTAGTTAAATCAATATACCCTTTTTTTGGGTTCATAAATTATATAATAATGCTTGCTTTAATTTACCATTTTGTAAAAAGAAAAATCATCACAACTTATTGGTAG
- a CDS encoding DUF4446 family protein translates to MEQLTNFIESNNGLIFLVITSLFFIFMIIMIYNLISLKKQLKQYRKLAYSSKGESVESILNKVLDKTEVLEMANKDIEKKVTEMKSELINYPQRYGIIRYNAFGTGSDQSFSIALLDGKKDGVVLSTIYGREESRVYAKPIKEGTSTYNLSDEEKKVVDLAINKK, encoded by the coding sequence ATGGAACAGTTAACAAATTTTATAGAAAGCAATAACGGATTAATATTTTTGGTTATAACATCATTATTTTTTATATTTATGATAATTATGATTTATAACTTAATTAGTTTAAAAAAACAACTAAAGCAATATAGAAAGCTTGCCTACTCTTCTAAAGGTGAATCTGTAGAGAGTATATTGAATAAGGTTTTGGATAAAACGGAAGTATTAGAGATGGCTAATAAAGATATAGAAAAAAAAGTTACGGAGATGAAAAGTGAACTGATTAATTATCCACAGCGGTATGGCATCATAAGGTATAATGCTTTTGGTACTGGCAGTGATCAAAGTTTTTCTATTGCGCTATTAGATGGTAAAAAAGATGGTGTAGTGTTGAGCACTATTTATGGAAGAGAAGAATCCAGGGTGTATGCTAAGCCGATAAAAGAAGGTACGTCTACCTATAATTTGTCAGATGAAGAAAAAAAAGTGGTTGACTTAGCAATAAATAAAAAATAA
- a CDS encoding alanine racemase yields METPRVIINYKKMEKNFKEIYQKCKTKNIKIRPHYKAHKTPQIAKLQQEWGSSGITVSKVSEGENLVANGFKDILIAYPLIKSEQLERVLKMRYKADVTIIVDSFEGIKVAEKVCQKFDNSLKVLIKVNTGLNRCGIDSKEQGYKLAESVSRKKHLDFLGLISHAGHAYAAKNIDEIQEIAAKEVKKLMLIKSYIEEREIFVKEISVGATPTINFSVGLNGVTEVRPGNFIFYDNTQASLGVTTVDNCSLIVKSTVVSKVGDRAVIDAGSKTLGLDRGAHGNEAITGYGRIVEYPFLNIISLSEEHGVIKGDKLPKIGEEISIIPNHSCVVMNLNKKVYLNTDEKLRKIDNSGKLLNY; encoded by the coding sequence ATGGAAACTCCAAGAGTTATAATTAACTATAAAAAAATGGAAAAAAACTTCAAGGAAATTTATCAAAAGTGTAAAACAAAAAATATAAAAATAAGACCTCACTATAAAGCACATAAAACACCCCAAATTGCAAAATTACAGCAAGAATGGGGCAGTAGTGGAATAACAGTTTCAAAGGTGTCAGAAGGTGAAAACTTAGTAGCAAATGGATTTAAAGATATACTTATAGCTTACCCACTAATAAAAAGTGAACAGTTAGAACGAGTTTTAAAAATGCGCTATAAAGCTGACGTTACAATTATAGTTGATTCGTTTGAGGGGATTAAAGTTGCTGAAAAAGTATGCCAAAAGTTTGATAACTCTCTTAAAGTATTAATCAAAGTCAATACCGGTTTAAATCGCTGCGGCATTGATTCAAAAGAACAGGGTTATAAGTTAGCAGAGAGTGTATCCAGAAAAAAACACTTAGATTTTTTGGGTTTAATAAGTCATGCAGGTCATGCTTATGCTGCTAAAAACATTGATGAAATTCAAGAGATTGCTGCAAAAGAAGTAAAAAAGCTAATGCTAATAAAGAGTTATATAGAAGAAAGAGAAATTTTTGTAAAGGAAATTAGTGTTGGTGCTACTCCAACCATAAACTTTAGTGTTGGATTAAACGGTGTAACAGAAGTAAGACCAGGGAATTTTATCTTTTATGATAATACACAAGCTAGCTTAGGAGTTACAACAGTCGATAACTGTTCACTTATAGTAAAATCTACTGTTGTGAGCAAAGTGGGAGATAGAGCAGTTATTGATGCAGGTTCAAAAACTTTAGGTTTAGATAGAGGCGCTCATGGAAACGAAGCTATAACTGGTTATGGACGGATAGTAGAATATCCCTTTTTAAATATAATATCACTCTCCGAAGAGCATGGAGTTATTAAAGGAGACAAATTACCTAAAATTGGTGAAGAAATAAGCATAATCCCTAACCATAGTTGTGTTGTTATGAACTTGAATAAAAAAGTTTATCTCAATACCGATGAAAAATTAAGGAAAATAGATAATAGTGGAAAATTACTAAATTACTAA
- the rpsR gene encoding 30S ribosomal protein S18: MRRDRRKGRKKVCSFCADKIETIDYKNADKLRRYITERGKILPRRISGTCAPHQRQLTSAIKKARIMALLPYTVE; the protein is encoded by the coding sequence GTGCGTAGGGACAGAAGAAAAGGAAGAAAAAAAGTTTGCAGTTTTTGTGCTGATAAAATTGAAACTATAGATTACAAAAATGCAGATAAGCTTCGCAGATATATAACTGAACGTGGTAAAATTTTACCTAGAAGAATATCTGGAACTTGTGCTCCTCATCAGAGGCAGTTAACATCTGCAATTAAAAAAGCAAGAATTATGGCATTATTGCCTTATACAGTAGAATAA